Within the Pseudomonas mendocina genome, the region GCTCAAGGAAGACATCGTCCTCGAGCCGGGCCAGACCGTGCTGATCCCCACCGGCCTGTCGATCTATATCGGCGACCCCGGCCTGGCGGCACTGATCCTGCCGCGCTCGGGCCTCGGCCACAAACACGGCATCGTCCTCGGCAACCTGGTCGGCCTGATCGACTCCGACTACCAGGGCGAACTGATGGTGTCGTGCTGGAACCGCGGCCAGACACCTTTCACCATCGCCATTGGCGAGCGCATCGCACAGCTGGTGCTGGTGCCGGTCGTGCAGGCGCATTTCGAGCTGGTCGAGCAGTTCGACGAGACCCAACGTGGCGCTGGCGGCTTCGGCCATTCCGGTAGCCACTGACCCTCCCCCCACAGGACGAACCGCCGAGGAGCGCCTACGTGAAACTCTTCAAGCGTACTGCCAAGGAAGTCGATAGCGCCGCCAGCCTGGTACCGGACCAGCCCAAGCGCAAGGCGACCAATCCCTCGCTGGGGACGCTGTTGCCAGGCCTGCTGGCCGCCCTGATCGGCGTCGGCGCCGGCGGTGCGTTGCTGTGGTTCGCCGATAGCAGCAGCAGCCAGGCTCGCCAGGCCGAGTTGACCCAGGCCCTCGGCAGCAACCAGGCTGCCGCTGTACAACAGGCGCTCAAGCAACTGCAAGCCGACAGCCTGGCCGCTGCGCGTAACCCGCAGCTGCTGCAAGCACTGCAAAGCGGCGACAGCCTGCAGGTCAGCGAAGCCGAACGCAGCCTGGGTTACTGGGACGGTGTGATCGACGCCCATCTCAACCGCCGCGGTGAAGCCGTGCAGAACACCAGCCGCGCCGCGCCGATGAACTTCGCCGGCCTGGACATGCTGCGCCGCGCCGAAAGTGGCCAGCAGCCCGCCGTCGAAGCCTACCGGGTCGGTCAGCGCTGGCTGGCCTACAGCGCCGTGGCCCTGCGCGTTGGCGAGAACCAGCCGGCTCAGGGCACGCTGTTGCTGGCCTTCGACCTGCAACGCCTGCTCGCCACCCTGCCTGCGCTGCCTGCCGAATACGGCCAGGTGCAGCTGATCCAGCAGTTCGCCAACACCCCGGCGCAGGTGCTGTTGCAACGTGGCCAGCCCGGCGAGGGCAGCGCACAAACCTTTTCCACCGGCAATCCGTACTGGAAGATCAGCTTTATCCCCGGCCCAGCGCTGATGCAGAGCAGCGTACCTGCGTCGATGCTCGGCCTGGCTCTTCTGCTTGCCCTGGGCGGCGCCGTGATCGGCCTGATCCTGGTGCAAGGCGCCCTGCAACGGCGCGTCAACCTCGATGCAGGGCAGCTCGGACAAATGCTGAAAGAACTCTCTGCCGGCAAGAACGTCAAAGCCTTCAGCCTCAGCGTGCCGGCACTCGATACGCTGGCACAGAGCCTGGCGCGCTTGCCGCGCCGCAGCAGCCCTGAAGGCAGCAGTACCCCCGTTAAAGGAACAGCCGCGGCACCCGCCACTCAGCCGGCAGCCAAGCCAGCCGAGCTGGTCGACCCGCTGTTTCAGGACACCGATATCCTCGATATCGACATTCTCGATGAAGACCAGGATCTCCTGGGACTGGAGCAGAGCCCCGCAATGAGCACTAGCCAAAGCGCCCCGAAACTTCCCGCCGACATTTTCCGTGCCTACGACATTCGTGGCGTGGTGGGTGACACCCTGACCGCCGAATACGCCTACTGGATCGGCCGCGCCATCGGCTCGCAGAGCCTGGCCCAGGGCGAGCCCAAGGTCATTGTTGGCCGTGACGGCCGCCTGTCCGGCCCCGAACTGCTGCAGCAACTGGTACAGGGCCTGCTCGACTGCGGCTGCGAAGTCACCGACATCGGCATGGTGCCGACCCCGGTGGTGTACTTCGCTGCCAACGTGCTGGAGGGCCGTTCGGCCGTGATGCTCACCGGCAGCCACAACCCGCCGGATTACAACGGTTTCAAGATCATCATCGCTGGCGACACCCTGGCCAACGAGCAGATCCTCGCGCTGAAGACCCGCCTGGACAACAACGACCTGGCCAGCGGCGTCGGCAGCGTGCAACAGGTCGACGTGCTGCAGCGCTATTTCAAGACTATCCGTGACGACATCGCCCTGGCCAAGCCACTGCGCGTGGTGGTCGACTGCGGCAATGGCGCCGCGGGCGTGATCGCCCCGCAACTGATCGAGGCGCTGGGCTGCAGCGTGATTCCGCTGTTCTGCGAAGTGGACGGCACCTTCCCCAACCACCACCCGGATCCGGGCAAGCCGGAGAACCTGGTCGACCTGATCGCCCGCGTCAAATCCGAGAATGCCGACCTGGGCCTGGCGTTCGACGGCGACGGCGACCGCGTCGGCGTGGTGACCAACACCGGCACCATCGTCTACCCGGACCGCCTGCTGATGCTGTTCGCCAAGGACGTGGTCTCGCGTAACCCCGGCGCCGACATCATCTTCGACGTCAAATGCACCCGTCGCCTGACCCCGCTGATCAGTGGCTACGGTGGCCGTCCGGTGATGTGGAAGACCGGCCACTCTCTGATCAAGAAGAAAATGAAGGAAACCGGCGCCCTGCTGGCTGGCGAGATGAGCGGTCACATCTTCTTCAAGGAGCGCTGGTACGGTTTCGACGATGGTATCTACAGCGCTGCGCGCCTGCTGGAGATCCTCAGCCTCGAGAAACGCAACGCCGAGCAGGTGTTCAGCGCCTTCCCCAGCGACATTTCCACGCCGGAAATCAACATCAAGGTCACCGAGCAAACCAAGTTCGGCATGATCGAGCGGCTGCAGCGCGAAGGCCAATGGGGCGAGGCGAACATCACCAGCATCGACGGCGTGCGCGTCGACTATCCCAAGGGCTGGGGCCTGATCCGCGCCTCCAACACCACGCCGGTGCTGGTGCTGCGCTTCGAGGCCGACACCCAGGAAGAGCTGGAGCGTATCCAGGATGTCTTCCGCACCCAATTGCTCAAGGTCGCCCCCGACCTGCAACTACCCTTTTGACCGATTGTTCCAGGAGCCCCCTGCATGACCCTCGAGCGTGACGCCGCCGCCCAGGTAGCCAAGGTACTGTCCGAAGCCCTGCCCTACATCCGCCGCTTCGTCGGCAAGACCCTGGTGATCAAGTACGGCGGCAACGCCATGGAGAGCGAGGAACTCAAGCAGGGCTTCGCCCGCGACATCGTGCTGATGAAGGCGGTCGGCATCAACCCGGTGGTGGTACACGGTGGCGGCCCGCAGATCGGCGATCTGCTCAAGCGGCTGTCCATCGAAAGCCACTTCATCGATGGCATGCGCGTCACCGATACCGCCACCATGGACGTGGTGGAAATGGTGCTGGGCGGCCAGGTCAACAAGAGCATCGTCAACCTGATCAACCAGCACGGTGGCAGCGCCATCGGCCTGACCGGCAAGGACGCCGGCCTGATCCGCGCGCGCAAGCTCAAGGTCAGCCGTCAGACGCCGGAGATGACCCAGCCGGAAATCATCGACATCGGCCATGTCGGCGAGGTCACCGGGGTCAACACCGACCTGCTCAACATGCTGGTCAAGGGCGACTTCATCCCGGTCATCGCGCCCATCGGCGTCGGCCCGGATGGCGAGTCCTACAACATCAACGCCGACCTGGTGGCCGGCAAGGTGGCCGAAGCGCTGAAAGCCGAGAAGCTGATGCTGCTGACCAATATCGCCGGCCTGATGAACAAGCAGGGTGAGGTGCTCACCGGCCTGAACACCGAGCAGGTCAACGAACTGATCGCCGACGGCACCATCTATGGCGGCATGCTGCCGAAGATCAAATGCGCACTGGAAGCGGTGCAGGGTGGCGTGACCAGCTCGCACATCATCGATGGTCGTGTACCCAATGCCGTGTTGCTGGAGATCTTCACCGATGTCGGCAACGGCACCATGATCAGCAACCGCAAGCGCCCCTAAAAGCAAGCCGCGAACGCGGCTTTCTGATGACCCTCTCCCTCAGGGAGAGGGTGCCCGCAGGGCGGGAGAGGGCAAAGCGGCCGCCCCTCAATCCCGAAAGACGCCCGCAAAAAACCTGTGATGGCCCGCCATACAGTGGTGCACAAGGCGCACCCTACCCGGCCATCGAGCCTGCTTATCTCCCCCCATCCATGTGGCGACTCGCACTTGCCGCACCCACGCGCAACCAGCACGCTCACCTGGCAACCTTGATAGAGGATCGCCCATGAGCAGCACGCCCGATGCCAGCCAGTTCACCTTCATCCACACCTTGCGCGTACGCTGGGCCGAAGTCGATCCGCAGAGCATCGTCTTCAATGGCCAATACCTGACCTACGCCGACGTCGCCATCACCGAATACTTTCGCGCCCTGGGCATCGCCTACCCGGCCGATCTGGCACAGGATGGCGGCGACTTCTTCGCCATCCGTGCGCTGCTCGAGTACCGGTCACCGGCGCGCTTCGACGATCTGTTGCAGATCGGCATCCGCAGCGCACGCCTGGGCCGCTCCAGCCTGACCTTCGACCTTGGCATCTGGCGTGACGGCGAGCTACTGACCAGCGGTGAAATCGTCTACGTGCACGCCGACAGCGCGACACGCAGCAGTGCGCCGCTGCCGCAGTGGCTCAGAGAGAAAATCGTGAGTTTCGAACGAACGCCGCCGCAGCATTGAGCCAGCGGATATTCGCTCAGGGCTTGGACGCGGAGTCGCCGAACAACTCGGCCAGCCGTGCGCGGTCAGCGGCAAAACTGGCTTCGGCCTGGGTGCGGGCTTCCTTGTAGCGGGCGATATCACGCTGCAGACGCTGCTGCTCGTCCTTGAGGTTGTTGATCTGAGCGAGCAACTGCTCCGGCACCTGGCGTCCGGCTCGCTCATGGTCGGCGGCCTGGCTCTGCAGGTTGGCCTGCTGCGTGCGCACCGACTGCAGGTTGCCGCGGGCGACACTGGTGACGCCGTCGAGCTCGGCCAGCTTGCGTAAGCGGGCACGGTCGACATCATCGAGGTTGGTATACAGGCGCAACAGCTGCGCATCGCTGCTGGCACGGGCCTTGTCCGCCTGCATACGGGCGAACTCTTCCGGTGTCGGTGCCGGCGGAATCACCCGCACGACACGCCCCTGGTCATTGAGCACTTCATAGCCCTTGCCGATGAATTCCGGCGGCACACCCTGGCGGCTAAGTACCGTCACGCCCTTGTCGTCGACATAGCGATACAGTTCGGCAGCCACTCCAGACAACGGCAGCAGCAGGCTACAGAGCAGCGTACAGCGGGTCAAGAGTGGTGCAGGCATAGGACTACCTTGTGCTAGGACTAGATTCCGTACTCGGCGCGATAGGCTTCGACAGCCGGCAGATATTGCTTCAGTTCAGCATCCCCCGCCAGATATTCCAGTACCTGTTCGAGTGACACGATGCTCACTACCGGCATGCCAAAGTCGCGCTCGACTTCCTGAATCGCGGATAGCTCGCCCTGACCACGCTCCTGGCGGTTCAATGCGATCAGAGTGCCAGCAGCCTGGGCACCCTGCCCCTGGATGATCTGCATCACTTCACGAATGGCGGTGCCGGCGGTGATCACGTCATCGACGATCAGCACACGGCCATTGAGCGGCGCGCCGACCAGAGTGCCGCCTTCGCCATGATCCTTGGCTTCCTTGCGATTGAAGCACCAGGGCAGATCACGCTGATGATGTTCGGCCAGCGCCACGGCAGTGGTTGCCGCCAGCGGGATGCCCTTGTAGGCCGGGCCGAACAACACATCGAAATCGATACCGCTGTCGACGATGGCAGCGGCATAGAAACGCCCCAGCTGAGCCAGCGCCAGGCCACTGTCGAACAGGCCGGCATTGAAGAAATAGGGGCTGGTACGCCCGGACTTGAGGGTGAACTGACCAAAACGCAGAACCCCGCGTTCGATGGCAAAGCGAATGAAATCGCGCTGGTACGCTTGCATGAAAAAGTCCCGGACGGCACGGATTTAGCTAATTGAGGTGAGCTCGGGTATCATACACGCACGTGTTTTTGGGGGCCATTTATGCGGATCATCAGTGTGAACGTGAATGGTATTCAGGCTGCAGCCGAGCGAGGTTTGCTCAGCTGGCTGCAAGCTCAGAATGCCGACGTGATCTGCCTGCAAGACACCCGTGCCTCCGCCTTTGAAATGGACGACCAAGCCTTCCAGCTGGATGGTTATTTCCTCTATGCATGCGACGGTGAAGTGCCCAGCCAAGGTGGCGTGGCACTCTACTCGCGATTGCAACCCAAGGCGGTGATCAGCGGCCTCGGCTTCGAGATGGCCGATCGCTACGGGCGCTACCTGCAGGCCGATTTCGACAAGGTAAGTATCGCCACCCTGCTGCTGCCAAGCGGGCGGGACGGTGATGAGAGCTTGAATCAGAAATTCAAGTTCATGGACGACTTCACCCATTATCTGGACAAACAACGGCGTAAGCGCCGCGAGTACATCTATTGCGGCTCGCTGCATGTCGCGCACCAGAAGATGGATGTGAAGAACTGGCGCGACTGCCAGCAATCACCAGGCTTCCTGGCGCCCGAACGCGCCTGGATGGATGAGGTGGTGGGCAATATGGGTTATGTCGATGCCCTGCGCGAAGTCAGCCGCGAAGGCGATCAGTTCAGCTGGTGGCCGGATAACGAACAGGCAGAAATGCTCAATCTGGGTTACCGCTTCGACTATCAGCTGCTAACGCCCGGCATGCGCCGCAGCGTGCGTAGCGCCCGCCTGCCGCGTCAGCCACGCTTCTCTCAGCATGCGCCGCTGATCGTCGATTACGACTGGATTCTCAGCGTCTGAACGACAGGTACGAAAAAGCCGGCTTATCGCCGGCTTTTTGTTGTCACTCGCGAGCCTGTTTCAGGCCCTTTTCAGCCTGTTCCAGCAGGTCGCGTATAAGCTGGTCATCGGCATAGCGCCGTCTCAGATCGAGCAGATGAGCCTGGGCCTGCTCGTATTCATGCAAAGCCAGGTAGTTACGCACCAAGGCGATCTCGGTAATACGTCCCGGCTCGATCTCGAAGGCCGCCCGATTGTAGACAAGCGCCTTGGGGTAATCGGCATACTGCTGACCGTTGTCACCCAGATAAAGCAGACCCAGCACGTTGTTGGCCGCCAGACCACGTGGCTGCATGGCCTGCGCCTGCTCCAGCTTGGCAGCGGCTTCAGGTACATGTCCCTGCATGAGGTCGGCGTCGGCCATGTTCACCAGGTAATCGTAGGAGCCCTGCGGATAGTAGGCTGCAGCCTTGGCCGCGTACTCGCCTGAGCGCGAAAATTCATTCAGCTCGTAATAGCCCAGCGAGATGAAGCGAAGTGCATGAGCCTTCTCCGCATCCGTTGCGATCGGGCTATCGACTACCTTCTCGAACTTGGCAATCGCCTGTCGCGACTGCCCGGCGTCATGCAATTGCGCCGCCTCGGCCCTCAAAGCCTGCAGTTTCGCCTGCTCGGCCAGCGTCCGAGCAGCATCTCCGCAGCCAGCTAGCGCTGTCAGAAACAGAGCCAGCATCAACATTCGTACTTTCATCAAACTGTCCTTCCCTGACATGGCGGAGGTCATCCCGGCCATACAACTCCATTGAATTACTTGATCAGCCGCCAGCTGAACGGGTAGCGATAGTTCTGCCCTTCATTGGCCTTGATACCGGCGATGATGGTCAGCACCAACGCGGCCAGCCCCAGCAGCATCAGCAGCGGGAAGCCTATCACCACTACCATCAGGATGAAGCAGACCACGGCAGCCAGCGCCACGCTGATCTGGAAGTTAAGCGCTTCCTTGCCCTGCGCATCGACGAAGGGGTCGAAATCCTTCTTGATCTGCCAGACGATCAGCGGGCCGAGCAGATTACCGAAAGGGAACACCAGACCGAGAAACGCGGCGAAGTGACAGAACATGGCCCACTGACGCGCCTCCTGACTGGGCGTCGGAAGCGGGTTTTGCATATCGTCATTCATCCTGGTGCTCCTTGCTCGTTACGGGTTTCAGTCGACCAGAGCGGCCTTCTGCAGTTCAAAGATCTCGTTCATGCCCTTCTGCGCCAGCGCCAGCATGGCGTTGAATTCATCAGGCTGGAACGGTGCACCCTCAGCCGTGCCCTGCACTTCGATGAAGCCACCGGCATTGGTCATTACCACGTTGAGGTCGGTCTCAGCGGCGGAATCTTCCAGATAGTCCAGGTCAAGCACCGGCTCGCCCTGATAGATGCCAACCGACACGGCGGCAATCATCTGCTTGAGCGGCTCGCCCTTGAGTGCGCCACGCTTCTTCAGCACTTTCAGCGCATCGATCAGCGCCACCATCGAACCAGTGATCGACGCGGTGCGAGTACCGCCGTCAGCCTGAATCACATCGCAATCGACGTACAGGGTGTTCTCACCCAGCTTGCTCATGTCCAGCGCAGCCCGCAGCGAGCGGCCGATTAGGCGTTGGATTTCCAGGGTACGACCACCCTGCTTGCCACGGCTGGCTTCACGCTGGTTACGCTCGCCAGTGGCGCGCGGCAGCATGCCGTATTCGGCAGTCAACCAACCTTGACCCTGGCCCTTGAGGAAACGCGGCACGCCGGACTCGACGCTGACGGTGCAGATCACCTTGGTATCGCCGAACTCGACCAGTACCGAACCCTCGGCATGCTTGGTGTAGTTGCGGGTGATGCGAATCGAGCGCAACTGATCGGCGGCGCGGCCACTGGGACGTTTCATCGAGCGATACCTACTTCGTTAAGTGAAAACAGCATGCATTATAGGGGGCGGTCGACCGCGGCGACATGCCGAATTGGCAGCGACTGACGGCAAGCCTGATCGCCTGCACATGAAATGGGCAGGCACCCTAAGCTACAATCCTGCGTTTTTCGAGCTGACTTCCGCGAGGTATCCCATGGTTCACAGCATGACGGCCTTTGCCCGCAACGAGCAGGCAACCGCCCACGGCACACTGAGCTGGGAACTGCGCTCGGTCAATCACCGCTATCTGGAACCGCACCTGCGCCTGCCCGATGCCTTTCGCGACCTCGAAGGCGCGGTGCGCGAAGCGCTGCGCCAGGGCCTGTCGCGCGGCAAGGTGGAGTGCACCCTGCGCTTCGCCGAAGAAAGCGCCGGCAAACCCCTGCAGGTCGACAGCGAGCGAGCGCGTCAGTTGATCACCGCCGCTGAGCAGGTCGCCGCACTGATCAAGCAACCGGCTCCGCTCAACCCGCTGGAAGTGCTGGCCTGGCCTGGCGTGCTGGTCGCCGACTCGGCAGATCCGCAGGCGCTCAACGCCGCCGCATTGAAGCTGTTCGATCAGGCCTTGGGCGAACTCAAGGCCGGGCGCGCCCGCGAAGGTGCCGAGCTGGCCAAGCTGCTCAACGAGCGCCTCGACAGCATCCTCGACGAAGTCGCTGCCCTGCGCGAACTGGTACCACAAATGCTCGCCGGCCAGCGCCAGAAGATCGAAACCCGCTTCGCCGAGATGCAGGCTGAGCTCGACCCGCAACGCCTGGAGCAGGAACTGGTGCTGCTGGCGCAGAAGAGCGACGTGGCCGAAGAGCTGGATCGCCTGAGTACCCACGTCAGCGAAGTGCGCCGCGTGCTCAAGGCCGGCGGCGCCGCCGGGCGACGCCTGGATTTCCTGATGCAGGAGCTCAACCGCGAGGCCAACACCCTCGGCTCCAAGGCGTTCGACCCGCGCAGCACGCAGGCGGCGGTCAACCTGAAGGTACTCATCGAACAGATGCGCGAGCAAGTACAGAACATCGAGTGAAAACTGCTGCGCTAGGCTATACCGCGTTGAAATAAGGTTCGAAATGCTCATTTACAGTCGTAAACTCCGCTTTCTCACCTGATTTCGCCTTGTTTAGCCGTCGCTCGCTACGTTTTCACGCCCATCAAGATTTGCTCAGGAAGCTCTAATGGCCACCACCGGCACCCTCTATATCGTTTCCGCACCCTCCGGCGCCGGCAAGACCAGCCTGGTCAAGGCACTGATCGAGAGCGAGCCGCAGATTCGCGTCTCGGTCTCGCACACCACTCGCGCCATGCGTCCCGGCGAGCAGGACGGGGTCAACTACCACTTCGTCGACCACGCCCAGTTCAGTGCCATGATCGAGCGCAGCGAGTTTCTCGAGCATGCCCAGGTGTTCGACAATTTCTACGGCACCTCGCAGAAATGGGTCGAGCAGACCCTGGCCGAAGGTTTCGACCTGATCCTAGAGATCGACTGGCAGGGCGCGCAGCAGGTACGCAAGCTGATGCCGCAGGCCAAGTCCATCTTCATCCTACCGCCGACCCAGGAAGCGCTGCGCCATCGCCTGACCAATCGCGGCCAGGACAGCGGCGAAATCATCGAGCGGCGCATGCGCGAAGCGGTCAGCGAAATGAGCCACTATGTCGAGTACGACTACCTGGTGATCAACGATGACTTCAATCACGCCCTGAGCGACCTGAAAGCCATCTTCCGCAGCAACCAGCTGGCACAAACTCAGCAACAGCAGCGCCATGCCGGCCTGCTCAGCGAACTGCTGGCGTAAAACAGCGCTTCCATTGTCGCTGGTGATTTTTTAGACTATTCAGTCCGCTCGCCCGCTCGGGCCAAGCTTATCCGCACACGTTACGAGGAACACCATGGCTCGCGTTACCGTCGAAGATTGCCTGGACAACGTTGATAACCGCTTCGAACTGGTCATGCTCGCGACCAAGCGTTCGCGCCAGCTGGCCACCGGCGGCAAAGAGCCGAAAGTGGCTTGGGAAAACGACAAGCCCACCGTGGTGGCCCTGCGCGAAATCGCTGCCGGCCTGGTGGACTACGAAGTAGTCGCCCAGGAAGACATCGTCGAAGAAGAACCGCTGTTCGCTGCCTTCGAGGAAGAGGCCAACGAGCCTCTGTAAGTCGATGATGCCGGGTCGAAGTCGCGCGGCGCAGGGCCACAGCTGCCAACGGGAGAGTCTCCCATGGCTGGCATAGACGCTCTCGCCGACCGACTTTCGGCCTACCTCGGCCATGACCAGGTCAACCTGGTACGCCGAGCCTACTTCTACGCCGAACAGGCGCACGACGGGCAACGCCGCCGCAGCGGCGAAGCCTACGTGACCCATCCGCTGGCCGTGGCCAGCATCCTCGCCGACATGCACATGGATCATCAGAGCCTGATGGCCGCCATGCTGCACGACGTCATCGAAGACACCGGCATCGCCAAGGAAGCTCTAAACGCGCAGTTCGGCGAAACCGTGGCCGAACTGGTCGACGGGGTCAGCAAACTGACCCAGATGAACTTCGAGACCAAGGCCGAGGCGCAGGCCGAGAACTTCCAGAAGATGGCCATGGCCATGGCCCGCGACATCCGCGTGATTCTGGTCAAGCTTGCCGATCGCCTGCACAACATGCGCACCCTCGATGCCATGCCGCACGAGAAGAGCCGGCGCATCGCCAAGGAAACCCTGGAAATCTACGCCCCCATCGCCAACCGGCTGGGCATGCACAACATGCGCGTGGAGTTCGAAGACCTGGGTTTCAAGGCCATGCACCCGATGCGCTCCGAGCGCATCCGCGCCGCCGTGCGCCGCGCTCGGGGCAACCGCAAGGAAATCGTCGCCAAGATCGAGGAGTCGATCCAGATGTGCCTGCAACGCGAAGGCATGGAAGGCGAAGTGATCGGCCGCGAGAAGCACCTCTACAGCATCTACCAGAAGATGCGCGGCAAGCGTAAGGCGTTCAACGAGATCATGGACGTCTACGCCTTCCGCATCATCGTCGACAAAGTCGACACCTGCTACCGCGTGCTCGGCGCCGTGCATAACCTGTACAAGCCGCTGCCCGGCCGCTTCAAGGATTACATCGCGATCCCCAAGGCCAACGGCTACCAGTCGCTGCACACCACGCTGTTCGGCATGCACGGCGTGCCCATCGAGATCCAGATCCGCACCCGCGAAATGGAAGAGATGGCCAACAACGGCATCGCCGCACACTGGCTGTACAAGTCCAACGAAGACGAAGCGCCCAAGGGCAACCACGCTCGCGCGCGTCAGTGGGTCAAGGGCGTACTGGAACTGCAGCAACGCGCCGGCAACTCGCTGGAATTCATCGAGAGCGTGAAGATCGACCTGTTCCCGGACGAGGTCTACGTGTTCACGCCCAAGGGCCGCATCATGGAGCTGCCGAAGGGCTCCACCGCGGTCGACTTCGCCTACGC harbors:
- the dut gene encoding dUTP diphosphatase is translated as MHALQAKILDPRLGQEFPLPQYATPGSAGLDLRAMLKEDIVLEPGQTVLIPTGLSIYIGDPGLAALILPRSGLGHKHGIVLGNLVGLIDSDYQGELMVSCWNRGQTPFTIAIGERIAQLVLVPVVQAHFELVEQFDETQRGAGGFGHSGSH
- the algC gene encoding phosphomannomutase/phosphoglucomutase — its product is MSTSQSAPKLPADIFRAYDIRGVVGDTLTAEYAYWIGRAIGSQSLAQGEPKVIVGRDGRLSGPELLQQLVQGLLDCGCEVTDIGMVPTPVVYFAANVLEGRSAVMLTGSHNPPDYNGFKIIIAGDTLANEQILALKTRLDNNDLASGVGSVQQVDVLQRYFKTIRDDIALAKPLRVVVDCGNGAAGVIAPQLIEALGCSVIPLFCEVDGTFPNHHPDPGKPENLVDLIARVKSENADLGLAFDGDGDRVGVVTNTGTIVYPDRLLMLFAKDVVSRNPGADIIFDVKCTRRLTPLISGYGGRPVMWKTGHSLIKKKMKETGALLAGEMSGHIFFKERWYGFDDGIYSAARLLEILSLEKRNAEQVFSAFPSDISTPEINIKVTEQTKFGMIERLQREGQWGEANITSIDGVRVDYPKGWGLIRASNTTPVLVLRFEADTQEELERIQDVFRTQLLKVAPDLQLPF
- the argB gene encoding acetylglutamate kinase; this translates as MTLERDAAAQVAKVLSEALPYIRRFVGKTLVIKYGGNAMESEELKQGFARDIVLMKAVGINPVVVHGGGPQIGDLLKRLSIESHFIDGMRVTDTATMDVVEMVLGGQVNKSIVNLINQHGGSAIGLTGKDAGLIRARKLKVSRQTPEMTQPEIIDIGHVGEVTGVNTDLLNMLVKGDFIPVIAPIGVGPDGESYNINADLVAGKVAEALKAEKLMLLTNIAGLMNKQGEVLTGLNTEQVNELIADGTIYGGMLPKIKCALEAVQGGVTSSHIIDGRVPNAVLLEIFTDVGNGTMISNRKRP
- a CDS encoding acyl-CoA thioesterase, whose product is MSSTPDASQFTFIHTLRVRWAEVDPQSIVFNGQYLTYADVAITEYFRALGIAYPADLAQDGGDFFAIRALLEYRSPARFDDLLQIGIRSARLGRSSLTFDLGIWRDGELLTSGEIVYVHADSATRSSAPLPQWLREKIVSFERTPPQH
- a CDS encoding DUF4124 domain-containing protein yields the protein MPAPLLTRCTLLCSLLLPLSGVAAELYRYVDDKGVTVLSRQGVPPEFIGKGYEVLNDQGRVVRVIPPAPTPEEFARMQADKARASSDAQLLRLYTNLDDVDRARLRKLAELDGVTSVARGNLQSVRTQQANLQSQAADHERAGRQVPEQLLAQINNLKDEQQRLQRDIARYKEARTQAEASFAADRARLAELFGDSASKP
- the pyrE gene encoding orotate phosphoribosyltransferase — protein: MQAYQRDFIRFAIERGVLRFGQFTLKSGRTSPYFFNAGLFDSGLALAQLGRFYAAAIVDSGIDFDVLFGPAYKGIPLAATTAVALAEHHQRDLPWCFNRKEAKDHGEGGTLVGAPLNGRVLIVDDVITAGTAIREVMQIIQGQGAQAAGTLIALNRQERGQGELSAIQEVERDFGMPVVSIVSLEQVLEYLAGDAELKQYLPAVEAYRAEYGI
- a CDS encoding exodeoxyribonuclease III; the encoded protein is MRIISVNVNGIQAAAERGLLSWLQAQNADVICLQDTRASAFEMDDQAFQLDGYFLYACDGEVPSQGGVALYSRLQPKAVISGLGFEMADRYGRYLQADFDKVSIATLLLPSGRDGDESLNQKFKFMDDFTHYLDKQRRKRREYIYCGSLHVAHQKMDVKNWRDCQQSPGFLAPERAWMDEVVGNMGYVDALREVSREGDQFSWWPDNEQAEMLNLGYRFDYQLLTPGMRRSVRSARLPRQPRFSQHAPLIVDYDWILSV
- a CDS encoding tetratricopeptide repeat protein, giving the protein MAGMTSAMSGKDSLMKVRMLMLALFLTALAGCGDAARTLAEQAKLQALRAEAAQLHDAGQSRQAIAKFEKVVDSPIATDAEKAHALRFISLGYYELNEFSRSGEYAAKAAAYYPQGSYDYLVNMADADLMQGHVPEAAAKLEQAQAMQPRGLAANNVLGLLYLGDNGQQYADYPKALVYNRAAFEIEPGRITEIALVRNYLALHEYEQAQAHLLDLRRRYADDQLIRDLLEQAEKGLKQARE
- a CDS encoding DUF4870 domain-containing protein, translating into MNDDMQNPLPTPSQEARQWAMFCHFAAFLGLVFPFGNLLGPLIVWQIKKDFDPFVDAQGKEALNFQISVALAAVVCFILMVVVIGFPLLMLLGLAALVLTIIAGIKANEGQNYRYPFSWRLIK
- the rph gene encoding ribonuclease PH; amino-acid sequence: MKRPSGRAADQLRSIRITRNYTKHAEGSVLVEFGDTKVICTVSVESGVPRFLKGQGQGWLTAEYGMLPRATGERNQREASRGKQGGRTLEIQRLIGRSLRAALDMSKLGENTLYVDCDVIQADGGTRTASITGSMVALIDALKVLKKRGALKGEPLKQMIAAVSVGIYQGEPVLDLDYLEDSAAETDLNVVMTNAGGFIEVQGTAEGAPFQPDEFNAMLALAQKGMNEIFELQKAALVD
- a CDS encoding YicC/YloC family endoribonuclease, with amino-acid sequence MVHSMTAFARNEQATAHGTLSWELRSVNHRYLEPHLRLPDAFRDLEGAVREALRQGLSRGKVECTLRFAEESAGKPLQVDSERARQLITAAEQVAALIKQPAPLNPLEVLAWPGVLVADSADPQALNAAALKLFDQALGELKAGRAREGAELAKLLNERLDSILDEVAALRELVPQMLAGQRQKIETRFAEMQAELDPQRLEQELVLLAQKSDVAEELDRLSTHVSEVRRVLKAGGAAGRRLDFLMQELNREANTLGSKAFDPRSTQAAVNLKVLIEQMREQVQNIE
- the gmk gene encoding guanylate kinase encodes the protein MATTGTLYIVSAPSGAGKTSLVKALIESEPQIRVSVSHTTRAMRPGEQDGVNYHFVDHAQFSAMIERSEFLEHAQVFDNFYGTSQKWVEQTLAEGFDLILEIDWQGAQQVRKLMPQAKSIFILPPTQEALRHRLTNRGQDSGEIIERRMREAVSEMSHYVEYDYLVINDDFNHALSDLKAIFRSNQLAQTQQQQRHAGLLSELLA
- the rpoZ gene encoding DNA-directed RNA polymerase subunit omega, coding for MARVTVEDCLDNVDNRFELVMLATKRSRQLATGGKEPKVAWENDKPTVVALREIAAGLVDYEVVAQEDIVEEEPLFAAFEEEANEPL